The Poseidonibacter antarcticus genome contains the following window.
TTCTGCATTTCCTGGATGTCCGTCATTCCATTCTTTTCCTGTAATTTTTGCTCCGATTTTATATGCCATAATTGAACCATCATGAGTTAAATCTTGCATTGGAAAACCATTAGGTTTAAAGCCCCCTGCTCCTGTACATAAAATTACACTTTTAGCTTTAAATATATAAACCTCTTCATCATCCAAACTAAAACCAGCTGCTCCTGCTATTTTTCCATCTTCTTTTATAAGATGAGTAATCATAATTCGCTCTAATAATGCAATATTTCGCTCTTCAATTGGTTTTAAAAATGACTTATTATATAAAGGAGACTCAAAAAAGCCCCAATCTTTTAGTTCTTCTACTCTTGCTTTTGAGTGTTCGGCTAATTGTCTTGTAAAAGTTTTATTATTTGTATCTAATGCTGATCTTGAAACTTTATCAACGAACTCATCAATACTTAGTTTTTCTTTTTTTTCATCATAAGAAAATATACCTTTTGCAAAGGGTGTTTGTCCTGAACTTCCTAGACCTCCTTTTGAAACCATCATTACTTTTGCACCTGCATCATGAGCTTTTACACTAGCAAAAAGTCCTGCCATTCCACTACCTATAACTAAAACATCGACTTCTTTATCTGTTTGTTTTATATTTTTTAAATCAACTTTAACAATATTTTCAGCCCAACCCAAACTAGTACTTAAAGCTGATAAAGAAAGTGCGCCAATTGTAGTGCCTGTAAGTCCTAAGAACTCTCTTCTTGTTACCTTTTCTTTATTCATAATTTTTTACCTTTTCATTTTTTATAATCTTTTTATTTGTGTAAAATAAAAATTCAATAGAAGCTATTGATGTAATTAAAATCAATAATATACTCATAGATATATTCATATGTCTACCTGTTTCAATAGCATGCCAAGATGCAAAAATAATAAAAAACACAGATAAAAATCCATGAAGTACTTTCCATGATTTATAGGTCATATTTAACTTATTTCTAAATATCGAAGTAAGACCTAATACCATCATTAAAACCCAAGCTATGATTCCTAATATAATTGATAAGCTATCAAGTGTCGTTATCATTTTAATAAATGAATCAAAAGGATTAGGACCAGCTTCAAAAAATCTTGGAACAACTATTAAAAAAGGATGAATTATAAGAATTGGTAAAACTATATATCCTAAAATTTTATGGATTTTTATCATTTCTACAACTTTAAAAGTATCTTTTAATTTTTCATTCATTCTTGATAAATAAAATTGTCCAAGAACAATAAAAAAAGCTAATACTGTAATAATTGATAGAAAATCTTTTAATATAGTTCTTTTAGGTATTTGCACCAAAATGAAAAATATACTAGGTAAAATAATAAAAATTGCTAAGTACAATATAGTATGTAAAAATTTAGTATTTGTATTCATAATCAACCCCAAGACACTATTACAGGAATAGATTTTTCACTTGTGATTGTAATCGCATCAACAGGACAATAAAGCCTACATAAATGACAGATTTGACAATCTTCTACATATTTTATCTCTGCTTTATTTGATTTTTTATTCATTCTAATTACATCTGTAGGACAGGCTTTTACACAAGACTCACAACCAATACATCCACTTATATCTGATATTGCCATAATATTTACTCCTCATTTTTATGACCTAATTATATTCACACACTTTAAACTTGAATTAAATATAAAGTAAATAAAAGTAAATGAATGCAATATTTAACTATCTTGATATTTAATATTATTTCAAATATACTATACCCCACTATATTATAAAAGGTAAAATATATGTCAAAAGATAAAAAGATACTCATTATTATTATTGTAAATCTAGTTATTATTATTTCTGAAGTTTCATTTGGTTTAATATCAAACTCATTTGCTCTAATTGCTGATGCACTACATAATACAGGAGATGTATTAGCAGTAATAGTTACATATATTGCACTAAGACTTGGAAGTAAAAGTACGACATTTAAACAAACATTTGGTTATGTAAGAGCTGAAATGATGGCAGCATTTGTTAATACTATATTTTTATATGGAACAATGCTATATATGATATATGAAGCAATAAATAGATTTTTTAATCCTGAGATAATTAGTCCTATTTATATGATAATCGTTGGTATTATTGCTGTAATTGCAAATGGAATTAGTGCATATATTCTAAATAGCTTAGGA
Protein-coding sequences here:
- a CDS encoding ferric reductase-like transmembrane domain-containing protein, with product MNTNTKFLHTILYLAIFIILPSIFFILVQIPKRTILKDFLSIITVLAFFIVLGQFYLSRMNEKLKDTFKVVEMIKIHKILGYIVLPILIIHPFLIVVPRFFEAGPNPFDSFIKMITTLDSLSIILGIIAWVLMMVLGLTSIFRNKLNMTYKSWKVLHGFLSVFFIIFASWHAIETGRHMNISMSILLILITSIASIEFLFYTNKKIIKNEKVKNYE
- a CDS encoding 4Fe-4S dicluster domain-containing protein, which produces MAISDISGCIGCESCVKACPTDVIRMNKKSNKAEIKYVEDCQICHLCRLYCPVDAITITSEKSIPVIVSWG